The Prevotella sp. E2-28 genome includes the window CCTATCCTGCAAATCTTTCTCCTTCTCGGCCTTCTGGTCGAGCTCGTTCATTTTGGCCTCCAGATCGAGGCAGGATTTTACAAATCTATTCTTCATATTTTTAACTTTATATATTTACCAGTGAATACCACGCGAACGACGTATGTGCATGCCGAAGGCCTTCTGCGCACAGCGGTGAGCCCATGCAATATCGTCCTCGTCTTCTTTTCTTCCCCAGCTAGATTCGGGCGCATTTCCTCCACCACCACAAGACTCCGAAATCTCCGTAGCTACATCTACATAGTTCGCAAACAGCAGCAGAGCCGTATGCTGGACATCGGTGAGGGTTGACCAGAGCACATCATCGGGCAGCGTCGTTTCTTTCATCAGTACATCGTCAGCCTTTTCAGGGATGTCAACAGCATAGTTCCTGCCGTTCCATTCTATGTCGTGGTGAACCATGACAGGTTGCTGCTTCAATGGCTCAGACATTGTGGGACGCAACGGCATCTGCTTGGGCGATGACTGTTGCTTCAGCTGCGTAACTTTTGCTGTAACAGGTGCGGCAGGACGGGTTATAGGTTGTGGCTTCTTCGGAACCATTGTCTGAGCATGAATGCTCTTGTCCTGATGCAGTTTCTCCCAAGTCGCTCTTAGCCTCGATGGAGTGAGACTTCGTTTGTGGCCCAATAGGGTGGACTTGTATGTGGAGTTTCCTTTTTTGAGGGAGTATCCACGAACCTTGCCGATACTGTCACGTATGACGTTGACCCCATAGCCCTTTGCTTTCAGCTTCGCCTCGTAGGTATTGAAGTCGAAAGAGTCCATTTCCTTCAATGCCTCGATACAGGCATTGGTTATCTCGTCGAGGTTCCACTCTCGCTTGGCCATCGACTGAACCCACCCACGCTGCTCATTGATTTTGTTCGCAGCCATCGTGGCACGTTTGCCAATCATGTATTCGTTGTTTACGTTGCCTTCCATATCAATACGGTTGGCATTGATGTGAAGGTGGAGTATTTGGCTCTTGCTGTCGTGGTGGAGTGACACGACATACTGGCTGTTGGCAAGGTGAGTATGCGGGTCATCGTCCTCCCTGTCCGGGCGTTTAAGACTAACGGCATCGAACTCGCGGATGAAGTCATCGGCGAGTTTCTGCCAGTTTGCCATCGTCCACCCTTCCGTCTCTTCCTTGGCTGGGGACAATTCAATTCGTATCGAGGTGTTCTTGATGCGGCGATGTCCCTGAAGCTTCTCCTTGAACTGAGCCTGATGCAGCATCATCCTCGACCAGATTGACGAGGTGGTGAGACCTTCAGGCAGGTGACCAACCTTCACAATCTCAGCCAGCTCCTTGTCGGCTGAGTATCTGACGGCATTACTGCCGTGTGTGATATTATTTGCTTTAGCTATCATGGCTGTGTAAGTTTTAGTCCTTCATCTGCTCAAGAATGGTGTCCCATTGCACAATGATGTTGTTGATGGCCAGAATCCACTCGCGCATGAAATCAGGGTCGTTGAAGTAGTTCCTGATCTGCTCCTGCGTCTTACCTTTCAAGGCACTGCGGATATGGACCAAGTCACCACGAGCATCAGAGAGGCTCTTATAAGCCTCAATCTCACGTTCTGTCAGGTGCAGCTTCGGCTCATTACCGATAAAGCGCTTACGGCTATACTCACTTACAGACAAGCCACAGGCTTCTGCATTCTTCAGCCCGATGGCGTATTCTTCATCGTTGACTCGGAAGTCAACGTGGCGGTCGCGATTGGCGACCTTTTCAATCTTGTTATTCTGTTTCATATTTCAACATTTACGTTCAATCATCTTTTCAATCAGTGGTCAGCCCAATGCGAGCTTGCGAGCGTTCAAGAATCCAAACGGAAGTACAAAAGGGTGCGCCCTTTTTGTACGACATTGGAACTTCTTGCAATATGGAACGTTTCGTTGTGTACGACATTCCACAATACTTCCGGCACTGTGCCTGCTACGCATAAACTGACGGTTTCGTCTTACTTGGGGGTCTCGTTTAGTTCGTCTATCACCTTGTCACTAATAGTGTGGTATTGCGGAACAGGAGGCAGTCGGTCATCAGACTGGTCAGTTCCGTTGCTTGTTGGCTCTTGCGTCTTCATGGACGTTTGCCCTTGATGTGAAGGCTGCTGGGACATAGAGTGCGGAGTCACAGGTTGCTGTTGGTTGGGGATATTCCCATCTTGCACATCAGTGTGCAACAGTCCTGACGGTGTGGGTTTCTCTGCCGTAT containing:
- a CDS encoding relaxase/mobilization nuclease domain-containing protein, with the translated sequence MIAKANNITHGSNAVRYSADKELAEIVKVGHLPEGLTTSSIWSRMMLHQAQFKEKLQGHRRIKNTSIRIELSPAKEETEGWTMANWQKLADDFIREFDAVSLKRPDREDDDPHTHLANSQYVVSLHHDSKSQILHLHINANRIDMEGNVNNEYMIGKRATMAANKINEQRGWVQSMAKREWNLDEITNACIEALKEMDSFDFNTYEAKLKAKGYGVNVIRDSIGKVRGYSLKKGNSTYKSTLLGHKRSLTPSRLRATWEKLHQDKSIHAQTMVPKKPQPITRPAAPVTAKVTQLKQQSSPKQMPLRPTMSEPLKQQPVMVHHDIEWNGRNYAVDIPEKADDVLMKETTLPDDVLWSTLTDVQHTALLLFANYVDVATEISESCGGGGNAPESSWGRKEDEDDIAWAHRCAQKAFGMHIRRSRGIHW